The following proteins come from a genomic window of Nicotiana tomentosiformis chromosome 12, ASM39032v3, whole genome shotgun sequence:
- the LOC138902978 gene encoding uncharacterized protein: MLIKNIGEELKKLTGRIQSVEGGKGIGGLNYEDLCIQPDVELPEGYKPPKFEMFDRTGVPKVHLRTYCDKLVGVGKDERIHMKLFIRSLTRDALSWYIGQNPKKWVNWKPTKTFREYATRWRSEAAKVRPALEEEQMNKFFI, encoded by the exons atgctcatcaagaacataggggaagaactcaagaagcttaCTGGTAGAATTCAAAGTGTCGAAGGTGGAAAAGGCATTGggggtttgaattatgaggatttgtgtattcagccagatgtagaactgccagagggttacaaacctcctaagttcgaaatgttcgatagAACTGGTGTTCCGAAGGTGCATCtaagaacatattgtgacaagttggtaggaGTTGGAAAAGATGAACGAATCCATATGAAGTTGTTCATAAGGAGCCTCACTAGAGATGCTCTGTCTTGGTACATcggtcagaacccaaagaagtgggttaattgg AAACCAACAaaaaccttccgcgagtatgctactcgatggaggtctgaagccgcaaaagtaaggccggcacttgaagaagaacaaatgaataagttcttcatcTGA